The following proteins come from a genomic window of Triticum aestivum cultivar Chinese Spring chromosome 6A, IWGSC CS RefSeq v2.1, whole genome shotgun sequence:
- the LOC123128196 gene encoding probable glucosamine 6-phosphate N-acetyltransferase 2, whose protein sequence is MASASPEPAATETGDSVKIRRLEIADRERGFLPLLSQLSSCPDLTESEFAACFANLAALGDDHVILVAEDPAAAPERRILSTGCLFVERKFLRGGGKVGHVEDVVVDAAARGRGLGLRVVRRLVETAKDAGCYKVILDCTPELRAYYAKCGFVEKGVQMAVYF, encoded by the coding sequence ATGGCATCCGCCTCGCCGGAACCCGCAGCGACCGAGACCGGCGACTCCGTCAAAATCCGCCGCCTAGAGATCGCCGACCGCGAGAGGGGCTTCCTACCCCTCCTCTCCCAGCTCTCCTCCTGCCCGGACCTCACCGAGTCCGAGTTCGCCGCGTGCTTCGCCAACCTCGCGGCCCTCGGCGACGACCACGTCATCCTCGTGGCCGAGGACCCCGCCGCGGCTCCGGAGCGGCGGATCCTCTCCACGGGGTGCCTCTTCGTGGAGCGCAAGTTCCTCCGCGGCGGCGGCAAGGTGGGGCACGTGGAGGACGTGGTGGTCGACGCCGCCGCGCGCGGCCGGGGGCTCGGGCTCCGCGTCGTGCGCCGCCTCGTGGAGACGGCGAAGGACGCCGGCTGCTACAAGGTCATCCTGGACTGCACCCCGGAGCTGCGCGCCTACTACGCCAAATGCGGCTTCGTGGAGAAGGGGGTTCAGATGGCCGTGTACTTCTGA